The genomic region CGGCATTGGCATCGACGGCCATTTCACTGCCCAGAAGAAGTCCCGAGGCAATGATCGTGGGGATCGACATCAGCATCGAGATGCGGGCGCTGTCGGTGCGGTTGTAGCCCAGTTGTCGGGCTCCTGTGATGGTGATCCCGGACCTCGAGGTGCCGGGGATCAGCGCCAGCATCTGCCACAGCCCCATGATCAGCGCATCTTTCATCCCCCAGTCACAGGCTGTTTTGCCGGTGCGGCCCTTTTGGTCGGCCACATAGAGCACAAGCCCAAAGCCCAGCATGGTCCAGCCGATCACTGTCATCGATCGCAGCGCGCTGCTAAGGCCGGTGAAATGCAGGACGGCGCCGAGAATGATGGTTGGAATTGTGGCGACCAGAAGCCCCAGCGCAAGGCGTGATCCGGCGGTGTCGGCGCGTCCGCTCAACAGTCGTGGCACGCCACCCAAACCAATCCGCACGTCGCTCCAGAAAAACACAACAACGGCTATCAGGGTGCCAATATGAGCCGCCACATCAATCAATTGCCCCTGATCTTGCAGGCCGGTCAGGGCGGGCAGCAGAATCAGGTGGCCAGAGGAGGAGATCGGCAGGAATTCGGTTATACCCTGGATGAGCGCAACCAGAATGAGCT from Parasedimentitalea psychrophila harbors:
- a CDS encoding undecaprenyl-diphosphate phosphatase; this translates as MPLFQLILVALIQGITEFLPISSSGHLILLPALTGLQDQGQLIDVAAHIGTLIAVVVFFWSDVRIGLGGVPRLLSGRADTAGSRLALGLLVATIPTIILGAVLHFTGLSSALRSMTVIGWTMLGFGLVLYVADQKGRTGKTACDWGMKDALIMGLWQMLALIPGTSRSGITITGARQLGYNRTDSARISMLMSIPTIIASGLLLGSEMAVDANAAVIRDAALVALLSMLSALVALSLMMRLLRRVSFTPYVIYRVILGVVLLSIAYSS